A region of Vitis riparia cultivar Riparia Gloire de Montpellier isolate 1030 chromosome 12, EGFV_Vit.rip_1.0, whole genome shotgun sequence DNA encodes the following proteins:
- the LOC117926679 gene encoding potassium channel AKT2/3-like — protein MLQHIAASKGHEDCVMVLLKHACNVHVRDINGNTALWDAVSAKHNSIFWILYHCASLSDPYTSGDLLCTAAKRNDLTAMKELLKQGLNIDSKNRQGLTAIQIVMAEDHTDMVKLLVMNGADVIHANTYEFSSETLNEMLQKREMGHRIMVPDTLPTDHETLLRDQGGEKEFNTNGGFKGTNVPRVSIYRGHPLQRKESCCTEAGRLIRLPNSLMELKVIAGEKLGFDARNAMVTNEEGAEIDSIEVIRDNDKLFLVEDPNSLM, from the exons ATGCTTCAGCACATAGCAGCATCAAAAGGGCATGAAGATTGTGTAATGGTACTTCTCAAACATGCGTGCAATGTACATGTCCGAG ATATAAATGGCAACACTGCATTATGGGATGCTGTATCTGCAAAACACAATTCTATATTCTGGATCCTATATCACTGTGCTTCCCTTTCAGATCCCTACACTTCTGGTGATCTTTTGTGCACTGCTGCAAAGAGAAATGACCTAACAGCGATGAAGGAGCTCCTGAAACAAGGTTTAAACATAGACTCGAAGAATCGCCAAGGGTTAACAGCAATCCAGATTGTCATGGCAGAAGACCACACAGATATGGTAAAGCTACTTGTAATGAATGGCGCAGATGTTATCCATGCCAATACCTATGAGTTCTCTTCAGAAACTCTGAATGAAATGCTGCAAAAGCGAGAGATGGGACACCGAATTATGGTGCCTGATACCTTGCCTACTGATCATGAAACGTTGTTGAGGGACCAAGGAGGAGAAAAGGAGTTTAATACTAATGGAGGATTCAAAGGAACAAATGTTCCAAGGGTGAGCATATATAGAGGCCATCCTCTGCAGAGAAAAGAGAGCTGCTGCACTGAAGCTGGCCGGCTGATTAGGTTGCCAAACTCATTAATGGAGCTCAAGGTCATTGCAG GTGAGAAGCTTGGATTTGATGCAAGAAATGCAATGGTAACGAACGAAGAAGGAGCAGAAATCGACTCCATTGAAGTTATTAGAGACAATGATAAGCTTTTCCTAGTTGAAGATCCAAACTCCCTGATGTAA